The genomic interval CATTTTTATTGTCTTCAATTTGCCAGAATTTCGTGCCTTGACTTCACGTCATTATCCATCTTACATTCTTCAGTGTGTGCATATTTCTCTCActaccacctcctcctccactgTAAATGGGTTTCAAGTGAGGTCTGCTCCCTCAGCACTTCCCTCCCTGACTCTCCCAGCATCTTGTCCGTGTCTCTGATTCCCTCCTCCCGCCACCAACAAAGCACCCTCCAGGTGCTACTGTCAGTGCGCTGGTTTCAGTCACATGTTTACACGAGTTTAcaggaaatcccatggtctgCATCTTCCTGCCTGATTACTTTCTCCCAAAATGGAATTTAGGGTTGTATTCCCCTAAATGTGTTCCTAGACCCCCAGCTCTCCCATGTCCAGCAATGGCATTTGTAAGCATTCAGATTAAGATGCcgtaatcatttttttaatgttcttagcACCTCCTAACCCACCCAGTTATCTACTCTTTTTTGGGTGACTTTTTGGTTTTTGCCTTCTTTCTCCATTCCTATTCCACTGCAGGTCTAATGGAGGAGGGTGCTCTGGATAATCCCACCAGAGGCTGATATCCAGCTATTGTATctgcaaataaacttatttactaaacagaaacagactcatagacttagataacaaacttatggttatcagggTAGGgtgggaaggatgaggggaagggacagttTGGGATCAACGTgttcacactgctatatttaaaatggataaccaacaagggcctactgtatgacacagggaactctgctcaatgttgtgtggcagcctggatgggagggcagtttgggggagaatggatacatgtatatgtatggctgagtccccttgctgctcacctggaactatcacaacattgctaatcagctataccccaatacaaaataaaaagtttcttaaaaaaaaaaaaaaaaattacatgtgacTTTAAGTGTTCTGGTACCCATAGGAGATAAGCTTCATAGCCCGTCAAATAACAAAGCCAAAGCTGCTAGTGAGTTCCTGGCTGGGCGATGTTCTTGCTCTCCTGTGACTGTTCTCTTCCTGTTCCCTGGCTTCCCCTTAGCCACCCTTCTGCTGGAGAATGTTTTGTCTCTGaaactcatctgatctgatctctgaccTAGCTCGGAGAAGGTGATTCAGTTCCATCAGGCCATCCTGGGGCTTCACCTAATTAGCTAAGATTACCAGTGGAGTTTTATTCTGTTACTACATCCTGGGAATAATTGAACTGGTTCAATTTAAATTaaagtttcacttttttcttctttatccaggGGGTCTTGGCCAGCTTGGAGTGGGTCTTGCTAGCTTTCTGAGGTAAGAGCTCTCGAAGTTGAAATTTAAAATCTGAGTTTGGGGGTATGTGAAGCTTATCTTTGCTCCTGTTTAACCCCTAAATCTGTCCTCTCCCCTCTTGCTCCTGAGTCTTTTACGATATTGTATCTAAATGACCGTTTGGAATGCATTTCATTGTGCCTCTTAGAATCACAGACTTTGTCTCAGGTCCTTGACTCAGTGTCCCCCGTCCTGGTCCTTTGCCCTCTGCCTGTTCTAGGTTAGGCAAAGTAAGACCTGCCTCCAAATGGGTCAGTCAGTTTTTTGATGTTTGGGGACTGAGAGAAGAACATGTAGAAACTGAAAGGGAACAAGGTGGGATTTAGAGAAAGCgggataaaaggaaaagagagaagaacaGGGGGGAAGAGGGAAGGACTCCGGGGCCCTGGGAGGACATTGGTGACAGGCACGGACAATGATGGGGTAAGGCATAAGCAGGAGATGCAGCCCCAAGTGCGGCTGGAACCGCAGGGATGCTGGTTGAGGATGGAGAGGAAGAAGGGCTCATGTGTAAAGGTGGGATTTGGAGGCAGGCAGTACATGGCAGTTTCTCTGGGCAGGATGGTTTTCATAGGACCTGGTGTGTCCTCAAATGTACCGTCTCGTATGTTTAATTTTCCCTTTAGGAAACGATTTGGGAAGGACAATGTGATTCTATCTGACATTCGGAAGCCCCCGGAACACGTCTTTCTTAGTGGTAAGAGGCTCTCAGAGCAGTCGGAGAGGCAGCTTGTAGGATTCGTATCATCACTCATAACCAGGCTTGTGAATTAAAGGAGGAGGAGTGTTTGAGGCACACTTGTGCTACTTAAAAATGTTTCCTGCATTTGGATTTCCCGGTCATtaggtggttaagactccatgtttccagtgcagggagcatgggttcaatccctggtcagggaactaagatcccacatactgtgggggtgtggccaaaaaaggaaaagacgtTTCGTGTTTTTGTCCTCATTCATTCTGTAAAATGTCATTGGTGTAGTCACTGCTTGTTCAGGTGATCCAAGGACAGGGAGTTCATTAGCCCTTGATGTGAAGTTGTGGAGTAATATCTTCGGATATAATCTGCAGCCATATCTGTGGAATAAAAATTTGGATTCTACCTTTCAGAGTTTTTAGTGAACTTAACTCAGAAAGCACACAAAAATCAAGTTCTGAAGTGAGGAAAAGGAACTTTAAGTTTTGGAGAAATTAATCCTCCTATTTCAGCATGGACTTGCTCTTAAACACCTGTGCATGCACATGGATCTCAGACTCCTGTAGTCGAGCTGCTTACCACCTCAAAGATGTTTttacatactttttatttttttgaagttcCCGTGAACATATTTTATTGGATAAATATGTGCATTGCATTCTTATTGTTGCTCGAACCTACATAAAATAGTGACTTAAGAAATTAAAGTTCTAGAGGTCAGGTCAGAAATTAAAACTCATTTCATTGGGTTGAACACAAGATGTCTGGGAGAGCTGGATCCCTCAAGACACTTCAGGGAAGATGGCGCTGGCTTCCTAGATCACTTCCTcatcaaaaatatctttatgacatCTCCTAGGCCCTCCTGGTTCCATGTCAGTCTTTCGTGGTTCACCTTGGGGAAGAGCATTAATGTGCTGAGTAGGGGAAATTGGCATTGCAGAAATCTGGCTCTACCCCTAGCCTAACCAAGTGTGTTGAACCCACAACTTGTGGGTTATTTATATCATGGTGGGTTTCTGGCTTTTGTAAACCCATGTTATCTATTCCTTTAAAATATGCAGCTTATTTAAGCAGAGTGAAATCACCAGGTGCCTGCAGTGTGGCGTGAACAGCATCGGCTCAAGCCAGCTGCCTGGTTTTGATCCCAGTTCTTAATCTTAATTCTGTTTGATtctggcaagttacttaacctctcttggcctcagtttcctcctcaacAAAATACTCACCTCAAAGTTTGTTTGAGAGTTaaatatacagtaagtcccctactttcaagttgcaaactttcaaaggtGTGAACGTGCATGCGAGcctctgtatgccagctgttgttcTGTACTATTGTACTGTTCAAGGTGCTAGACTGtcagattaaaaatatttgattttttgtttgtgtttttatgtatgtatgattTGCATTAAAAATTCTATAAACCTATTGCAGTATAGTACTatatagccgattgtgttagttgggtacctaggctaactttgttggacttatccctgggtttggaagttcctctggagaagggaatggcaatccactccagtattcttccctggagaattccatggactgagaagtctggtgggctacagtccgtggggttgcaaagagttggatacacaTGAACAAATGGACTTATGCACGTGCTCTCAGGATGAACTTGTTCCTATGTAGGGTATTTCCTGTACAGGAAGCCCTTAGAATAGCACTCAGCAGGTATAAGTCCTGTGTAAGACTTAAAGTATTGTTAACCACGGAGTGtatgtgttagtagctcagtcatgtccgactctgtgacccatggactgtagcccgccaggctcctctgtgcatgggattctccaggcaagaatactggagtgggtagccattcccttctccagggactcttcccgacccagggatccaacctaggtcccttgcattacaggcagattctttaccatttgagctaccagggaatcacCTGGGGGTTGGGCTTTGTATTCTGCATAAGAAAaatgctgagttgtgtctgaatAGTTGTTACCAAGTTGGTAGCAATGGAATTCAAAATCAATGGGAAAACCTGTTGAAGTTTTCAAGCCCTGAACTCCTTCACTTGCCTGATTCACTGCTCCTTGCAGGCCCGTTTATTTATTCCGACATCCTGGATTACAAGAATCTTCGGGAGATTGTGGTGAACAACCGCATCACGTGGCTGTTCCATTACAGCGCCCTGCTCAGCGCAGTGGGAGAAGCAAACGTGTCCCTGGCCAGAGCCGTGAACATCACTGGTGAGTCTCTGAGTCGTGCCCCGGATGCCCTGTTTGCCGGATTGCCCTTCCTGGGGAATCCTGGAAAGAGGTTTCCCAGGTTACGAGGGCTGCTCGTTTCAGGACTGCACAATGTCCTGGACGTTGCCGCAGAGCACGGTCTGCGATTGTTTGTGCCAAGCACCATCGGGGCGTTTGGACCTACTTCTCCACGGAACCCAACCCCTGACCTCTGCATCCAGAGACCCAGGACCATCTATGGGGTGTCCAAGGTCCACGCTGAGCTTATGGGCGAGGTAGGCATCACTTGGCACGGTGACtcagtgtttccttttctgtttttgtctcaAACACCTGCTAATTCATCCTTGGAGAGGACTTCTTCCCTCCTCCAATCCCTGCCCCCAGAAATGCTTGGGGACTGATTGTGTTTGCCAGGTGCCCTGTACCCATAGCTCCAACAGAATCCTCAGCCCTGTGCTAACATTCAACACTTCAATCATGCCCCTCGAGTGGCACCCCTCCTTCATTTGCTGCCCATCTTGCTTGTACTGCACTATTCTTTCAGGCTCCTGATATTACTATTATAAGAGCTAACTTTAAAATAACTTCAAGTGcccttttggttttcttctttaataCACTTTGTCTTTATACTGTATCTCTGCAtagcacatctttttttttttttgtcatgactCGTAGCTTAtgcttatgggattttagttttccaaccagggattgaacctgggttctcagcattgaaagtgcagagtcctaactacttgACTAAAATGTCCATAAAAGGGCATTTTAGTCAGTGTCTGACCCTTCAACTGACGTATCACAGTGACCATCTTTCCCTGTGCTGTCCCAACACTACCTCCTAGGTCAGGATCATGGAGATTTGTTCAGCACAATGAGCAGggtcttccttccaaagaaaggcagaaaCTCCCCACTGTCAGCTGATCTGTTATTTACTGTGTTGTCTGACGATGTTATCACCAGAATGGCAATTATTTGATGATAACAAACTTCAGGgttatttgttaaagaaaaatggcAATTCTAGGGTCTTCATTTCCTCGAGGAGGATTTTAAGATGACTGTACGGGGAGATGTTTGAGGAAAAGGCTGttaattctttgcattgctcTACCTgatttaaaagattctttttaaagttaagtTTTCTCTTTCTCGTAGTATTATTATTACCGGTATGGATTAGACTTTCGATGCCTGAGATATCCTGGAATCATTTCTGCTGACTCCCAGCCTGGAGGAGGAACAACTGGTAgggttgttttttatttcttttttatgtaaaattaGCTTTCTATTTGCCTGGTGCAGTGGGGATGGATCTGCTGTCATTTCAGCCATATGCTGGCTGGAGTCTTTGTATCCTTTCTGAAAAGTGCATCTGAGAAGCTCATTGAACCTATTGACTTAAATTTGTTCAGGGCAGCTCAACCAGTGCTGTAAATCCAATGGAATTTACCACCCACAGTGCCAGAATCAAACGGACTAATTTCACTAAGCATATTACcttccaagttcatccatgttgtcgtaaattgcaaaattttattcttttttatgagtgagtagtattccagtgtgtacATTAGCCaactctttatccattcatctgttgatggacatttccattgcttccatgtcttagttatAGTAAATAAGGCTGCAGTGAATGTTGGACTgagtgtatcttttcaaagtagtgttttatttttctctgagtatgtacccaggagtggaattgcagggtcatatgtagttctatatttagttttttgaggaacctccatatagTTTTCCACATTGTTATCATTTTGGACTTGAGTGTGCATTATGTTCAGTAACTCTCACATCAGAGATCCTTCCCTTATGAGGGGTTCTGAGATATAACATAAAAGATACTTGACAACATCCGAGGGATttttactatagctttgtactattgtctgaagtctgagagGCTTAtactctagctttgttctttttcctcaggatagctttggcaattctgggtctcttgtggttccatatgaattttagaattatttgttctagttctgtgaaaaatgtcataggTAATTTTacagggatcacattaaatctgtagagtgctttgggtagtatggccattttaacaatactatTGTAATTCTTTCAATCAAAAGCATGggctttctttccatttctttgaatatcTTCAATTGAAATTTGAGGACATTTTTTTAAGGGATTTTCAAAGAGCCTTTGGGtttagttacttaaaaaaaaaattgcctaatGTAGTGCTTCTCCAGGAAGGCATGAGGAATCCCTGGGGATCCTTGAGTCAGGCCTTCTCAAGGGATCCAGGAGGTCAAAACAATTTTCATATTAATACTAAGATATTATTTGCCCTCTTCAACGTCCTTTTCAAGTATACCATGGAGTTTCTCACAGGCTGCCTGATGTATGTAGCATAGCAGACTGAACACAGAAGCAGAGATTCTTACTGTTTCCAATTAAGCCAGGGAATAAGgagattttcaaaatgaaaaacataccATTCTTCTCACTAAATTTTCTCTTACTTGGAATCTATGttctttttttcacatataatatcatacataTGAATGTGTGGgcttattatcatttttaagtataaaaatattttttaaagttcccagTTAATTTCTGATATGGTAGATGTTACTAATTTCTGATACAGTAGATGttgctgtgtgtgtatatgtgctcagttgctcatcatgtctgactctttgcaaccccatgaactgtagccctccaggctcctataACTCACCTTAATAAAACCTTTTTTGGGGTCCTTGGTGATTTTTAAGCCCACAAAGAGTTTCTGAGACTAAGACatctgagaaccactgccttaaTTCGAGAGGCTCACTCATAATTTTTGTTATAAGATGTCCCTCAGACAAGCTTCTCTTTCAGACTATGCGGTCCAGATTTTCCATGAAGCTGTCAAGAATGGCAGATTTGAGTGCAACCTGAAACCCGACACGAGGCTCCCAATGATGTACATTGACGACTGCCTCCGGGCCACCCTGGAGGTCATGGAGGCCCCAGCAGAGTCCCTGTCCATGAGAACCTACAACATCAGCGCCATGAGCTTCACCCCCGAGGAGCTGGCCCAGGAGGTGCTCAAGCATGTCCCGGAGCTCC from Bos mutus isolate GX-2022 chromosome 8, NWIPB_WYAK_1.1, whole genome shotgun sequence carries:
- the LOC102283236 gene encoding L-threonine 3-dehydrogenase, mitochondrial → MPVVRVLRRVACWMLQSPACGCRAPVLPSRFLGTSPRQIPTDANFHSTSFSEADQQRVLITGGLGQLGVGLASFLRKRFGKDNVILSDIRKPPEHVFLSGPFIYSDILDYKNLREIVVNNRITWLFHYSALLSAVGEANVSLARAVNITGLHNVLDVAAEHGLRLFVPSTIGAFGPTSPRNPTPDLCIQRPRTIYGVSKVHAELMGEYYYYRYGLDFRCLRYPGIISADSQPGGGTTDYAVQIFHEAVKNGRFECNLKPDTRLPMMYIDDCLRATLEVMEAPAESLSMRTYNISAMSFTPEELAQEVLKHVPELQVTYSVDPVRQAIADSWPMNFDDSNARKDWGWRHNFDLPELVTTMLNFHGPESRVAQAN